The DNA region GCTCGTAGCTGGTGGCGTTGATGAACTTGTTGTAGAGAATCTCAACCTCGGAGTAGTCGCCCTGGAGCTGGACGATCTGGTCGACGATGGACTGAGCCTCGGTGAAGGTGGGGACGTCCTTGCCAACGCCAGAGAAGTTCAGGACGATGTTCTTAGCATGCGTACGGGAGAGCTgggccttggccttctcgccgaggatgacgaggtcgaAGTTGTCCCCCTCGGTGGCAGCCCTTCGGCGGATGAAGCGGGCAAGACCAGAGTGAACACCACCGCAAAGACCCTTGTCGGAGCtgcagacgacgacgagcttcttcttgccctcgccctcgaggGGCTTTGTCTCGGCCGACTGGTAGACCTTGTTGCTGGTCTCGCCGTAGCTGCGCGACTCGGTCATGGCACGCTGGGCACGGTTGAGCTTGGTCGAGGCAACGATCTTCATCGTCTTGGTGATCTTCTCGATGTTGCGAATCGACTTGAGGCGGCCCTCGATTTCACGGAGGGTAGCGAAGGTGGCGGCCGGAGCAGCAGCCCTGCATGTCGCAACCGTGGGTTAGTATTTTGTGTTCTTGCTGCATTgtcctcttttctttccgtCTTCATCTAtgccatcttccccaacccagagatgctctctctccaccagACCGAAATATATCgtgtgttgttgtgctgTCGGTGCTGCTCGGGCCTCTCGACGGCTTTTGCTAG from Podospora pseudoanserina strain CBS 124.78 chromosome 1, whole genome shotgun sequence includes:
- the ATP3 gene encoding atp3 gamma subunit of the F1 sector of mitochondrial F1F0 ATP synthase (COG:C; EggNog:ENOG503NYDF; BUSCO:EOG09263TQ5) — encoded protein: MLSRAARPALRAGAAASSRAAAPAATFATLREIEGRLKSIRNIEKITKTMKIVASTKLNRAQRAMTESRSYGETSNKVYQSAETKPLEGEGKKKLVVVCSSDKGLCGGVHSGLARFIRRRAATEGDNFDLVILGEKAKAQLSRTHAKNIVLNFSGVGKDVPTFTEAQSIVDQIVQLQGDYSEVEILYNKFINATSYEPTIIEGFSEEAFANSPNFAAFEVEEGVLPNLREYTLANSLYWALAEGHACEISARRNAMDNASKNAGEMISKYQILFNRTRQAVITGELVEIITGATASADM